The Prunus persica cultivar Lovell chromosome G8, Prunus_persica_NCBIv2, whole genome shotgun sequence genome includes a region encoding these proteins:
- the LOC18767764 gene encoding NADH dehydrogenase [ubiquinone] 1 beta subcomplex subunit 9 encodes MSAVSTAAYAARRAAQKEKVRILYRRALKDTLNWAVHRHLFYPDADALRERFETNKHVEDPDTIDRLIENAEASYNKWRHPDPYVVPWAPGGSKFHRNPTPPAGIEIVYDYGKEDNE; translated from the exons atgagcgCAGTGTCAACAGCAGCGTACGCAGCTCGTCGAGCAGCTCAGAAGGAGAAGGTTCGGATCCTCTACAGACGAGCCCTCAAAGACACTCTCAACTGGGCTGTTCACCGCCACCTTTTCTACCCAGAT gcCGATGCTCTGCGCGAGAGGTTCGAAACCAACAAGCACGTG GAAGATCCGGACACAATTGATAGACTCATAGAAAATGCTGAAGCCTCCTACAATAAGTGGCGCCACCCTGATCCTTATGTTG TTCCTTGGGCTCCCGGTGGTTCAAAGTTTCATCGGAATCCCACTCCACCTGCAGGG ATTGAGATAGTATATGACTAtggaaaagaagataatgAGTAA
- the LOC18768631 gene encoding U3 small nucleolar ribonucleoprotein protein IMP4, translating into MKEYLYRKSLEGKERLLYENKRKIREALQEGKTIPTELQNEEAELRREIDLEDENTAVQFAKELKLVFPNAQQMNRGGQVISEIIETCRAHDFTDVVLVHENRGVPDGLFIIHLPFGPTAFFELRNVVTRHDIKDKKAMGTMPQVYPHVILDNFTTKVLSGTANILKHLFPVPKPDTKRIITFANQSDYISFRHHTYEKHEGPKSIVLEEIGPRFEMRLFKIKLGTLEQTESQDEWVFKPYMNTAKKQKFIGI; encoded by the exons ATGAAAGAATATTTGTACAGAAAGAGCTTAGAAGGCAAAGAACGCCTTCTCTACGAGAACAAGCGCAAGATTAGAGAAGCTCTGCAAG AGGGAAAAACGATTCCCACTGAGCTTCAGAATGAAGAGGCGGAGCTTCGTCGAGAAATCGATCTCGAAGATGAGAACACTGCTG TACAATTTGCAAAG GAACTGAAACTTGTTTTTCCTAATGCACAACAAATGAACCGTGGTGGTCAG GTTATTTCTGAAATTATTGAAACTTGCCGTGCACATGATTTTACAGATGTTGTTTTGGTTCATGAAAATCGTGGCGTACCTGATGGTTTGTTTATAATCCACCTTCCTTTTGGTCCAACGGCTTTTTTTGAACTGCGCAATGTG GTTACAAGACATGACATCAAGGACAAGAAAGCTATGGGAACCATGCCGCAGGTTTATCCACATGTGATTCTTGACAATTTCACGACTAAGGTACTATC AGGTACAGCAAATATTTTGAAGCATCTCTTTCCAGTGCCAAAGCCAGATACAAAGCGCATAATCACTTTCGCCAATCAGTCAGACTATATTTCATTCAG GCATCATACTTATGAGAAGCATGAAGGTCCTAAATCCATTGTTCTGGAGGAGATTGGTCCTCGGTTTGAAATGAGGCTTTTCAAG ATAAAGTTGGGAACACTGGAGCAGACTGAATCCCAGGATGAATGGGTCTTCAAGCCATACATGAACACAGCGAAGAAACAGAAGTTTATAGGGATTTGA